Sequence from the Thermotoga sp. SG1 genome:
TCGGGTATGGAAAAGATGTACTGGAGAAATTCATTCTACTGGTTTCAGAATCACACGATATCGGCAAAGGAACTGTGTATTTTCAAGACTATTTGAACGGTGAGAAAGTGAACAAATCTTTGAGAAATCACGCCCTTTTTTCTGCTGTTGCATTTTTCCACAGATCAAAGGAGTTGCCGGAGAAACTCAGACTTTTTGGTTTCGAGATCGTAAGAAAGCACCATGGTCGTTTCGACGATTTCTTGGAGAGTGATCCAAACAAGGACGTTCTTAAAAAACAGTTCGAATCCCTCCCATTCGATCTTTTGGAAGTGTACAATCTTGTCGACATGGATCTATCCGATACCATCGAGGAGCTCAGAAAAACAAAAAGCAAATTCGCACTTCTTGGCGAAAAAAGTCTATCCGATTATTTTTTGATACACCTTTTCATGTCCATTCTTGTCTCCTCTGACAGAGAGGATGTAGTCTTCAAAGATGAAACACTACCCCCGCTTCCTTCTTACGAAAAAGAAAAGATCCTTGCTTACAGAGAAAGACTGGGAAAGAAGAATCAGATCGATCGTTTGAGATGGGAGTTTCAGGAAGAGGTGCTGAGGTTTCAGCCAGAAAGAGGAAAGATCTACTCTATAACAGCACCGACCGGAATAGGGAAAACTTTGGGAAATCTCCTTTTTGCCAGTCATTTTGCTGATGATGACACGATTGTGATCTACGCTCTTCCTTTCATCAACATTATAGAGCAGACGGTGGAGAAAATCAGGGAAATGTTCGAGACAGACGATCCTTTCTTTGTTTTGCCTTTCCATCATCTTTCAAATCCGGAATACTCCAGCAAGTACGAAGAAGTTGAAGATCTTTTGATAAATCTTTGGCACTCCCGGGTTGTTGTTACTACCTTCGTTTCGCTCTTAGAATCTATCATTACTCTGAGAAAGATTCCCTTCTTCTACAAACTTCCGAAGGCAGTCCTCATACTCGATGAAGTTCAGGCGATTCCCCACGAATACTGGAGCGCTGTGGAAAAGACTATCAGGTTTCTCTCAAAGATGGGAACCACCGTGGTTCTTTCCACCGCCACAAAACCATCTCTTTTGAAAGACGCACAAGAAGTAGTGTTTGATAAAAAAATCTACTTCAGCCGGCTAAACAGAACCATACTCAAGATAGAAAGAGAAATGAGTTTTGAAGAATACAAACAATTCATAAAAGATACCTTGAAAGACGGCAAAAGAACACTTATCATTACAAACACTATAAAAGAGGCGGAAGAGATATACGACACCGTAGAGGGAATAGGGAAGGTGTGTTTTCTTTCTTCCCGAGTGATACCAAAACACAGAATGGAAATTGTATCCAAAATAAACGAATACGACATATGTGTAACAACTCAAGTTGTGGAAGCGGGGGTAGACATCTCCTTTGAAAGGGTGATAAGGGACATAGCACCCGTTGACAGTATTGTTCAGGCAGCGGGCAGATGTAACAGGCACTTTGAAACAAAGAAAGGAGAAGTGATCGTCGCTCCGGTCAAGGACAAGCGAAACGTTCTTTTCTCTTCTTACGTTTATGGAAGGTTCCTTACAGACACCGCAAAAAAGATATTGGAAAATTATGAAACCTTAGAAGAGAGTGAATTTTTCGAACTTGTAGAAAGATTTTTTGATCACGTAAACAGATTTGGAAATCCCGATGCAAAGAAGATCGGTGAAGCTTTGGAGATATTGAACTTCGCGAAAATAGGACAATTTAGTCTCATCACACCGGAGCCGACGGTTCCATTTGTTGTTTTGGTAGATGAAGAATCTGAAAGAGTTTTCGAAGAGTTTCAAAAGTTTTTCGACAAAAAAAGAACAAGAGAGAGTTTCTCGATTTTGAAGAAGCTTTTTAGGGAACTTTCCCCCTACATCGTGAGCGCGAGGGTAAAGAAAGATGCTGTGTATCCTGAGACGATAGCAGGCATGGTGGTTATTCCAAGAAACGTTCTTGACAACTGGTACCATCCGATCAAGGGGCTCAGGGTGGAAGGCTCAGGCGAGGTGATTGTGATTTGATCTCAGGCTCGGTTGTTCTGAGTTACATCAACTGCAAAAGAGAAGCCTGGCTCATGTCTCGAAACATCGTTCCTGATCAAAACAACATGTACATCGAAATAGGAAGGTTTCTTCATGAAGATTACAACTCAGGTCCCAATCTTCCAGGAATGAAAGTGGACATGCTTTTCGAGAGAGATGGAGTGAAGGTTGTAGGGGAAGTTAAGAAATCATCTGCTTCGATCAAGGGAGCTGAACTTCAGCTTTTGTACTATCTTTTCAGGCTGGAAGAGAGAGGAGTGAAAGCAAAAGGAGAGATCATAGTGCCAGCGGAAAACAGAAGGATCACCGTTGAATTGACAGAAGAGAAAAGAGAAAAAATAAAGAAGGTGATCGAAGAAATTTCTCTTCTGATAAAAGAAGATCTCCCACCACTTCCCGAAAGAAAAGGAATTTGTAGAAAGTGTGGGTATGAGCTGTTTTGTTTCTCGTGAGGTGGAAAGATGGAAAGTGTGTATCTTTTCACCAGCGGAAGTTTGCGAAGAAAGGCAAACACCATATGTATCGAAACAGAATCTGGAAAGAAGTACATTCCTGTTGAAAACGTGATGGACATAAAGGTGTTTGGGGAAGTTGATCTGAACAAAAGGTTCCTGGAGTTTCTCACCCAGAAAAGAATCCCTCTTCATTTTTTTAACAGAGAAGGGTACTATGTAGGCACCTTTTATCCCAGAGAATACTTGAATAGTGGTTTTTTGATCTTGAAGCAGGCAGAACACTGCATCGATAAAAAGAAGCGTCTGTTTCTTGCAAAAAGGATTGTTTCTGGATCGATCCAGAGCATGATCGGATTTTTAAAGAAAAGAAAGGTGACAGACGATTCTCTCAGAGAATACAAAGAAAAAACAGAAAAAGCAGAGGACATCTCTGAACTGATGGGAATAGAAGGAAATGCAAGAGAAGAATATTACTCAAAGCTGGACGAACTGGTATTTGACGAAGAGTTTCGCATAGGAAAAAGAACCAGAAGACCTCCAAAAAACTTTGCAAACACCTTGATCAGTTTTGGAAATTCCCTCCTTTACACCACCATTTTGAGCCTCATATATCAGACTCATCTTGATCCGAGAATTGGATATCTACATGAGACCAATTTCAGAAGGTTCACACTGAATCTGGATATTTCAGAGCTCTTCAAACCGGTCATCGTAGACAGATTGTTTTTGAACCTTGTTAATACAAAACAAATAAACGAAAAGCATTTCGATGAGGTTTCTGAAGGTTTGATGTTGAACGATCAAGGAAAGAGTCTTTTCATAAAAAACTACGAACAAGTTCTCAGAGAAACTGTCTTTCACAAAAAGTTGAACCGAAATGTCTCGTTGAGATCTCTCATAAAGATGGAACTTTACAAACTTGAAAAACATCTTTTGGGAGAAAAGTTGTACGAACCTCTTTTGTGAGTGATCATCATGTATATCATCATGGTTTATGACGTTAACGAAAAGCGTGTTGCAAAAATCCTAAAGACTGCAAGGAAATATCTGAAATGGGTCCAAAACTCCGTTCTTGAAGGCGAACTTTCTCCAGGGAAATACGAGAAGTTAAAATTAGAGATAGAAAGATTGATTGACAAAAAAGAAGATTCTGTGAGGTTTTATGTGATGGATTCTAGAAAAGTTTTCGAATTGGAGGCACTGGGTTTAGAGAAATCTGATAATGGGTTCATCCTCTGAGGGAGGTGACGGTTTTGGAACAAATCAAGTGCAGAATTGTGACGCCAATGTTTTCAAGGGGGGCAAGCTATTCCTTCGAATTGAGTTCACAGAGTATCAAAGGTGTTCTCAGATTCTGGTTCAGAGCGATCGCTCCAACGATAATAGATATTTACACATTTGAGGACACGGAAAATCTCAGTGACAAAGAACAAAAAAGATGGAACAATGAAAAATACAAAGGTTTGAAATATCTTGAGAGTTTGATCTTCGGATCTCAAGAAAGAAAGGCACCGTTCGGGTTGGAAGTTAGAACATATGGTGAACCGAAAACTCTGGGAACCTTTGTAGAAAAAAACAATAAGAAAGGATACAAGGTTCAAATATGCGAATCTCTAAAATCCCTCAGATATTTTTTGTATGGACTGTACGATGAAAATAACAAGGCGGTCTATGAATATCTTCCTCCTGAAGCCAGGTTCAGTATATTCCTTCACACAAGAGATGAAAATATCAAACAAATTATCTTGAATCTGTTGTGGCTTGTTTCCACGTTTTCTGGCTTTGGAGCGAAAACCAGAAAAGGATTCGGAGAATTTGAAATAATAGACCCTTCTCTTGATAGAAACGATTATATTGGAGCTATAGAAAATTGTAAAGAAGCAATAAGAGAATTTGTAAAGAAACACAATTCCAAAAGCAACATTAGACTCAGGTTGCAACCAACCAAATTCGAAGAAATGCCAGAATTTCCAAATTTCGCTGATTGTATGATATTAAAATCTCCCGCAAAAAAGGTAAAAAATGTCATTGAAGCTTTAAAGGAAGCTGCTAACGTTTATATCGAACTGAAAAAACAACTCAGATATTCCGACGGAGATTGTGTTAGACACATCAAAAATCACTTGGTGAATTCGCGAAAAGCAAAAATACACGTGCCCACTGCTATATTGGGCCTTCCTCTTCAATATCAAGGGAAAGGGTTTCAAGGTAGAAAAGTAGTTGTCTTTTCATCCCTGAAAGAACTCAAAATCGATAAGGGAAGAATCGATAAGGGAAGAAAAGCATCTCCACTCTTTATTTCTGCTCACCGAAAAGATGAAAAGAATTGGGAGTTGATCTTCCTTCTCATGAGAAGCAATGTAACATCTGAAAAAGACGGCAGTTTGATAGCGGAAGTGATTAAAGATAAAGAATCACAGGATTTCGAAGTCAAGGTTTTTGTGAAAGAAAAGGAGGATTATGAAAAAGTCACCAGTATCTTAAAAACACAAGGCTTTGAGGAGCTTCAGGGGGGATATTCGTGAATAACAGAGAAGAATTCTGGAAATCCAAGATATCCGCTCTTTTCCATGATCCTATAACGAAGGCCTTTGATGTTATAAAACATGAAGAAGTATCAAAAAAGATCCTGCAAACCCTTGAGGTCGAACCCGAAAGAGGAAGAGAAGACCCATTGGCAAGTGCCATGGACAGATTCCCGATTCCATATGAAAGAATTGGAAAGCAGATTTACGTCTCATTCGCTGAAACTGTTTTTGTCCATCCTTTCACCGGAGAAGAACTAAATGAAGTGAAAGATTTCTTTCAAAGCCAGAACATCGAAGAAATGAAAAGGCTCCTGGATGGCAGATTGAAAGAATTGAAAGAGAAAAACCATTCTTATGAAAAACTCTTCCATGCTCTCTGGTGGAATCTGCCCTACCTTGTGAACGGAAGCCAGTTTCTTCCAGCGGATACCAGAATAGCCAACCACTCGATAATAGACCACTTGGACGTCACATCTGCCCTGAAGGGCTGTTTAGAAGGCAATGAAATAAAAGCTTCTCTAATAGCGGTTGCAATAGGCCCTGTTCAGGAGATCATTTCCCAGGCCAGAAAGGCAAGGGATTTGTGGGCAGGAAGCTATCTTCTCTCGTATCTCATCTACGCCGCCATAGAAACTGTTGGGAAAAAATACGGTTTCGATTCCATCATATCTCCTTATTTAAGAGGGAACTACTTTGTTGAAAAAACTCTCAATGATATGGGGGTCTATCTTGGAAACTACTGTCCTGTACCTTCGAACGAAAGCGTCGCATCTCTTCCGAACCTTTTCGTCGCAATAGTTCCAGAATCGGAAGTAAAATGCATTCTCGAAGACTGCGAAAAATCAATTAAAGACAGGTGGAAAGAACTCACTGATAAAACAAAGGAAAAACTGAAGAAATATAAATATACATTCAACGAGGAATCCTTCAACTGCCAAGTAGGTCTTTTCCCCGATATACAAACAGCAAGTGTGTCTTTTTCCAATCCCGACGAAGTTGAAAGGACCATAAAAAAACTTTTCGTGGGAAAGGATATAGAAAAGTTCAGAGAGGCTTTGAAAATAGTGAAAGACCACGGTGGATACAAGGAGAATTCGGGTGCGTTCTACAGATATTTTCATCAACTTCTTTCTGCAAAACTTGCCGCAAAAAAGGCAGCCAGATCTTTTCCGAAGTACGAAGAAAATATTTACCCGGGTTTTCCGGATCTTATGGATGCAGACGATTTCGGGGCAGGAGTCAGAGCATGTGTTTTGTGGGAGGATATAGAAAAGGTTGACAAACTTGGAACACTGAATGCCGTGAAAAGACTCCTTCCAGAGATTATTGGAATCAAACTAAAATTTGATTCAACGACAGATATTGCAAAGAACAACGAAGCAAATCAGAATATCAAAGATCCTGGGAAGTTCAAGAACGGGTACATTGGAGTTCTTCTGATGGATGGAGATCAGATGGGAAAGTGGATGTTTGGAGAAAAAGCCCCTCCTCTGGAAAAAGTGGTTCATCCAAAAGTCAAAGATGCTTTCGAAAGAAATGAAGAATTGAGCAAGGTGTGGGAAATTTTAAGAAAGATAAGAACAATCCAGCCCGCGTACCACAGAGGTGTTTCAAGAACCCTTGGAATCTTTTCTCAATTTGTTAGTAGTATAGTAGAGAAACACAAGGGTATGCTCATTTACAGTGGTGGGGACGATGTTCTGGCACTTCTTCCTGCAGACAGTGTTTTGGAATGTGCCAACAAGTTGAGAAAGTTCTTTTCTGGAAAGGGAGTAGAGATAGAGGGGAAAGAGTTTGTAGCAAAAGATGGAATTCTCTATCTAAATGGCGAACCATTTGCCCCATTGATGGGTGAAAATACCACAATGAGTGCAGGTATTGCCGTTGTCCATCACAAATTTCCACTTCAGGTGGCCCTGAAAATGGCAAGAGCAGCGGAAAGACAGGCAAAGAACAGATATGGTCGGAATGCCTTCTGCATCTCTCATGTGAAAAGATCTGGTCAGATGATCTTCATTGGATCGAAGTGGGAAATAGGCGATATGGATGTGGTTGACAGATCCTTGAAGATCCTGGAAGATATGGAGAACAAAAAAGTCTCCCACCGAAGCCTGTACAAACTTCTTTCTCCAGATTATGTTCTCTTCGAAGAATACTTTGAAAAGTTCATAGAATATGTTTTGAAAAGATCTATCCATACAGAAAAAGATGAGAAGAAGATAATAGAAGAACTCAAAGACCACCTGAAAAAGATGGTCGACTTCTACATGAAGGATTTACACTTTACCTTCGCAGAGGCCGTTTCGAACACTCTCGAATTTTTGATAACTTTTCGTACCATGAAGAGAGGTGAAGTTTCGTGAAACTGTGGGGAATATTTTTTGAACCCGAAGATTGGGTTGGTTTTCGCGAAGTGAGAAGTTTCTCCTTCTCGGACAGAGTGGAGAGTGTTTTTCCAACATCGTTTCCCTTTTATGGAGCCGTCAGGACTGCTTTGATGAGAAGAGGCAAAGATTTTGACCCCGGAGATTCAGAAAGGGCAGGAACGATCAGGATGTTCGGACCTTTCATCTTTGAGAACACCTCCGACGGAAAGAAAATCTGCTTTCCCATTCCAAAGAATGTGTACAAAGTTGGTGATGAGTACAAAACCATGCCGGTTCTGGAAACGGAAGAAGGATTTCTTCCCTGGAAACCAGAATTAGACGCAGACAGCAAAATCGAGGAAGATTTCATTGAACTGAGAGAACTCGAAAGGATGAGAAAAGGAGAAAGTTTCAAGGCCGTTTCCCTTAAACATGCTGAGTTTGTTGCCAGAGAAACCCGTGTGGGAATTGCCCTTGAAACTGATAAGAAAAGAGCCAGAGAGAGAATGATATACTCGATATCCTACTACAGGTTCAGAAACGGCGGCTTCGTTATGCTAACAGACGATGAAAGAACAGCAGAATTGATATCCGAAATTGAAGGGGTATTCCTTGGATTCAGAAGTAGATGGGTAAACGTGGAGATCGAGGAGATAAAAACGGATGTGTTTGATCCTCTTGAAAAGGAAAATGTCGCGGTTTACCTCGTGACCCCTGCCGTGTTCAGTGGTGGAGGTGTTCCTTCTTCGAGGACTTTGGTAGGAAGAAAGATTCTGACAACGGTTGGTGTACGAAAACTTCCAGTGTCAGGATGGGATCTTCAGAAGAAAATGCCCAAGAAGATTTATCATGCAGTATCTCCTGGTGCGGTTTACTATCTTGGTGATAAAGCCAATGAAAATGAGCATGAGGAAAGTGAACTTAGGGACTTTGGATTCGGAAGGTACGTGTTCATGGAATGGAAAAAACTTAGGGAGGGATAGGAAGATGGAAGAAAAGCAGGTTTTTCTCCTCTACGCAGAAACCCAGGTTCACGCGGGAACTGGTTTTGAAACGGGTGTTGTTGATCTTCCGATTCAAAGGGAAAGAACCACGAAGTTTCCCGTTATACAGGGAATAAAAGGAGCGTTGAGGGCGTATTTCAGAGTGAATAGCAAAGACAAGGGTAAAGAAATAGAGATATTCGGAAGCGATCCTGAAAGTGGAGAAGAAACTAAACCTGGAAATCTGAACTTCTCCGAAGCAAAGATACTTCTGTTTCCTGTTAGAAACCCGGACAAACTTTTCGTTTGGGTCACTTGTCCCCTTGTCTTGGTAAGATTTGCAAAAGCGGTCGATGAAGAAGAGGTTATCAAAGAAATAGAAGAAAGGGCAAAGATAGATTACGACAAGTGTCTTCCTCTCTTCGATGCGAGAAAAGTCTATCTTGAGGAGATAAAACTGGAGGCAGTTGATATAGATCTTCCAAAAACAAGAAGGTTGATAGCCAAAATTTCTAGATGTGCACCGATAGATTATTTGAAAAACAAGATAAAAAGTGATGTGGTCATAGTGAACGATACTCTCTTTTCTGAGATAGTTCAAAGCATGACAGAAGTAGTGCCGAGAATAAGGATTAACAGGGAGACAAAAACAGTCGAAGAAGGTGGGTTGTGGTATGAAGAATATCTGCCGCAAGATACGGTGATGTACTTTGTGGTGAGAAAAAGTTATTACAACAACATGAAAGATTCTTTGATGGAGACTTTTAAAAGTACAGTACACGGTAATCTCGTTAATATCGGAGGAAAAGAAACCGTTGGAAAAGGTATGGTGTGGATCTACGCGTGGGGGGATGAAGATGGAGATTCTCAGTCTTAAACTTGGGAAAAAAGCTATGGAGCTAGTCAGGGAAATATCTGAAAACGACAAAGTATCTGAGAAAGAAAAAGATGACTATCTCAAAACAGTGAAAAAACTGGGAAGTTTAATCGTGCAAAATGGTATCCTTGGAGCAATGATCTTCCTCGAAGAAAAGAAAAAGAATACGGTATTAAATCATCTTAAGAAATTGATCGAAGAGATGACGGGCATAGGAAATTTATCTGAAGATATGATGAACAATATCGATATCGAAAAATACTTGAAGATTCAGATAGCGGCACTCGAGGCTTCAAAATGGCTCAAAAGGTGTGCAGAGATCCTCATAGGTGGTGAGAAAAATGAATCTTCCAGAGAGTAAAAATTTGAGTTTGTATTGGGACAAGTACAGTTTCTTTTCTTTGAAAAAAAGCGATAATAACAAAGAGGGAATTCTTAAAAAAATGATTGATCTTCTTCAAAATCTCAAGGAAAAAAAGTACATCTTAGATATTTTGCAAACACGTCGGAAACTCATTCATGAAAAAAGAAAACCAATAATCAATCTAAAAATGAAGGTGAGAAGCAAACTCCTTGTGGGGGCTGGATCTCCTTCTCCTGTCGAGGTCGGTATCACACTCTCCAGAAACTACGGTGTTCCTGTTATCCCAGGAAGTGCCATAAAAGGAACTTTCGCCAGTTTTCTTTACGAAAATGGGGAATTTGACAAATTCTCTCATATCTTTGGGGATGAAGAAAAGGAGGGAGCATTGATCTTTCTCGATGCGATACCTGTATCAGATTTGAGACTCTCAGTTGACATCATCAATCCACACTTTCAACCTTATTACATGCAAGAAAAGTCTCCACCGAACGATTGGTATGATCCAGTTCCTGTGAAATACATCGTTGTGGGAGAAGGAATATTTCAGTTTACAGTTCTGGAAGATCTCGAAAGGTCGATCAAAGATTCAGAAAAGAAAGAGATAAAAGAAAGATTCATAGAGATGCTCAAAGTCTATGGACTTGGTGCAAAGACAAATTACGGATACGGTCGGTTCAATGATGTTCTATCATGAAATTGTGATACAATATCAAATGATAAGGATCCCGAACTTCTCTGTGTTTTGAAAAGAGCGCGCCACGAGCCTAAAAGGCTCTGGCCGCTCTTTTTTGAGGTGGGGGGAAACATGAAAAATGGCCATCACGAACTTTTGAAAAGAACACTGGGTTCCATTCAAAGTGTACAGGGGTTTGTTCTTTTGGAAAACGAAAGGGAAGAACTCTCTGTGAAATTATCAGTGGGGAAGGTTCCTCTTTTCTTCAAAGAAGGTTTTTCTTTCACGATAGACGAGGTGTTAGAACTTTTCAAGTTTCAGAGGGATGCCGCTGTGGTCTCCCTCATAAAAGACAGTGAGTGTCGAAAAATGTTGCTACTTTACTTGAAGAAACCGTTGGAGAAAGAAACTATCTTGTTGATCCAGTCATTGCTTTCTGCATCAGAATGTGAGGATTTCTATCTCAATGTAAGAGAACTGGAGCACATGGCCTATCACGATCCTCTAACAGGGCTTCCAAACAGGCGTTATTTTTTCGAATTTGGGGGCAAATATCTCGACATTGCAAAACGTGAGGGCAAGAAGGTTTTTATACTCTTTTTGGACCTTTCTGGTTTTAAGAAGATAAACGATACTTACGGTCATCCTTTCGGCGATGAGGTTTTGAAAACCATATCGAAGAGGATTATTGACCGGATAAGAAAAAGCGACGTCATATCCCGTTTTGGAGGAGATGAATTCGCTTTATTGTTATACGATATGAAGGAAGATTACCTGGATTCTTTCCTGGAGAGACTTTTTTCTGCTTTCAAGATGCCCGTTAGAATAGGGAGCACTGAAACCCACATATCTGCCAACGTGGGTGTTGCAAAATTTCCAGAGGATGGAACGAATTTGGAAGAACTCTTGAAAGTGGCCGACTCGAGGATGTACAAGGCAAAAAAGATGAAAACCCACTATGTTTTTGTTTGAGAATTTTTCCGCTTATTTTTCTATTGAAATCCTACTTCCTACCTTAAATCCGTGCCTTTCGAAAAAGCCCTTCTTCACTTCCAGAGCGTATTTGAATGGTTTTGGAGCATAGTAAACCTTGCATGGTTCTTTTTCACATGGCTCCATTTCCTGAATGGAAAATATGATGCCATTTCTGTCTATAAAGGCGATTTCGAGGGGAACGTAGGTGTTTTTCATCCAGAAGCCGCTTCTTGTATCTTCTTCGAAAACAAAGAGCATCCCGAAATCGTCCGGGATGCTCTCTCTGTACATCAGGCCAATTGAACGCAGAAGAGGTGTGTTTGCTATTTCAACACGGAGTTTCAGAGATTTCTTTCCATCGGTGATCACAATCTCTCCTTCTGGAAATTTCACCTTCTTTTCCTGACCGGATGCAACTATGATCGCTACAATTCCAGCTACGATCAGAGCAAGAAAAATCAGCCTTTTAATGTTCAGGAGTTTCAAATTCTGGGTCACCTCAGTTCCAGAATGGTCTTCACTATGTAGCTGTTGAGAAGACTTTCGAGGTACTCCTGCTTTCCAGATGGAAGTTCTATCGTCTCTTTGTCTATTATATACTCTTCGAGTTTTTCAAAGTCCACTTTCCCTTCAACAATTTCCTTTCCGATGCCCTCCCTGAAACTTCTGTACTTTTCTTCGATGAATCTATCCAGAACACCATCCTTCACGAGTTTGTATGCCACCTTGAAGCCGAGAGCAAAGGTGTCCATTCCCGCTATGTGCCCTATGAAGAGGTCCTCCACTTTGTAAGAAGCCCTCCTCACCTTCGCATCGAAGTTGAGCCCGCCTTTTGTGAAGCCTCCCGCTTTTATCACTTCGTACATGGCAAGAGTTGTATCGTAGACGTTTGTTGGGAACTGGTCGGTATCCCATCCAAGAAGAAGATCTCCCTGGTTTGCATCGATACTTCCGAGTTTTCCAAGAATTCTTGCCATTCTCAGCTCATGCTGGAAGGTATGGCCAGCGAGCGTGGCGTGATTCGCCTCGATGTTGAATTTGAAGTACTCATCGAGACCATGACTCTTCAAAAAGGCATAGGCGGTTGCAACGTCGAAGTCGTACTGGTGTTTGGTGGGTTCTTTTGGTTTTGGTTCAATGAGGAACTGTCCGGTAAAACCGATCTTTTTTGCGTAATCCACGGCCATTCTGAGGAAGCGGGCGAGGTTTTCGAGTTCAAGTTCAAGGTTCGTGTTGAGGAGTGTTTCATATCCTTCTCTCCCGCCCCAGAAGACATATCCTTCTCCTCCGAGTTCTTTGGTGATTTCGAGGGCCTTTTTCACCTGGGCAGCTGCGTACGCAAAAACATCTGCACTGCAGGTTGTCGCTGCACCGTGCATGTATCTTGGATGTGAAAAGAGATTTGCGGTACCCCAGAGGAGTTTCACGTTGCTGTCTTTCATCCTCTCTTTGATTCTCTCCACCACTCTGTCCAGAATTTTGTTTGTCTCTCTCAGTGTTTTTCCCTCGGGAGCGATGTCTCTGTCGTGGAAGCAGAAGTACTCGATGTTGAGTTTTTCGCAGAATTCAAAGAGAGCATCCACCCTTGCAAAGGCCTTGTCTATAGGGTCGGTGTACTTGTTCCAGGGACGATCGGCCGTTGGATCTCCGAACGGATCTCTTCCTTCGTTCACGAAGGTATGCCAGAAGGCAACGGAGAATTTCAGATGGTCCTTGAGAGGTTTACCGTCGATCACCTCGTTTGGATCGTAGAATTTGAATGCAAACGGGTTTGTGCTTTCTTTACCTTCAAACTGCACTTTTGGGATTTCTGGAAAGAACTCTGCCATGTGAACACCTCCCTAAATTTTTTCTATCAATCAATTATATAAAATTCCACGGGGTTATTTCAAATAT
This genomic interval carries:
- the cas4 gene encoding CRISPR-associated protein Cas4, with the translated sequence MISGSVVLSYINCKREAWLMSRNIVPDQNNMYIEIGRFLHEDYNSGPNLPGMKVDMLFERDGVKVVGEVKKSSASIKGAELQLLYYLFRLEERGVKAKGEIIVPAENRRITVELTEEKREKIKKVIEEISLLIKEDLPPLPERKGICRKCGYELFCFS
- the cas10 gene encoding type III-B CRISPR-associated protein Cas10/Cmr2, producing MNNREEFWKSKISALFHDPITKAFDVIKHEEVSKKILQTLEVEPERGREDPLASAMDRFPIPYERIGKQIYVSFAETVFVHPFTGEELNEVKDFFQSQNIEEMKRLLDGRLKELKEKNHSYEKLFHALWWNLPYLVNGSQFLPADTRIANHSIIDHLDVTSALKGCLEGNEIKASLIAVAIGPVQEIISQARKARDLWAGSYLLSYLIYAAIETVGKKYGFDSIISPYLRGNYFVEKTLNDMGVYLGNYCPVPSNESVASLPNLFVAIVPESEVKCILEDCEKSIKDRWKELTDKTKEKLKKYKYTFNEESFNCQVGLFPDIQTASVSFSNPDEVERTIKKLFVGKDIEKFREALKIVKDHGGYKENSGAFYRYFHQLLSAKLAAKKAARSFPKYEENIYPGFPDLMDADDFGAGVRACVLWEDIEKVDKLGTLNAVKRLLPEIIGIKLKFDSTTDIAKNNEANQNIKDPGKFKNGYIGVLLMDGDQMGKWMFGEKAPPLEKVVHPKVKDAFERNEELSKVWEILRKIRTIQPAYHRGVSRTLGIFSQFVSSIVEKHKGMLIYSGGDDVLALLPADSVLECANKLRKFFSGKGVEIEGKEFVAKDGILYLNGEPFAPLMGENTTMSAGIAVVHHKFPLQVALKMARAAERQAKNRYGRNAFCISHVKRSGQMIFIGSKWEIGDMDVVDRSLKILEDMENKKVSHRSLYKLLSPDYVLFEEYFEKFIEYVLKRSIHTEKDEKKIIEELKDHLKKMVDFYMKDLHFTFAEAVSNTLEFLITFRTMKRGEVS
- the cas3 gene encoding CRISPR-associated helicase Cas3': MESRRPKYSLDVMRSHPDRKLVDHLNGVKKRSLEKFYSLDLSWKELFGYGKDVLEKFILLVSESHDIGKGTVYFQDYLNGEKVNKSLRNHALFSAVAFFHRSKELPEKLRLFGFEIVRKHHGRFDDFLESDPNKDVLKKQFESLPFDLLEVYNLVDMDLSDTIEELRKTKSKFALLGEKSLSDYFLIHLFMSILVSSDREDVVFKDETLPPLPSYEKEKILAYRERLGKKNQIDRLRWEFQEEVLRFQPERGKIYSITAPTGIGKTLGNLLFASHFADDDTIVIYALPFINIIEQTVEKIREMFETDDPFFVLPFHHLSNPEYSSKYEEVEDLLINLWHSRVVVTTFVSLLESIITLRKIPFFYKLPKAVLILDEVQAIPHEYWSAVEKTIRFLSKMGTTVVLSTATKPSLLKDAQEVVFDKKIYFSRLNRTILKIEREMSFEEYKQFIKDTLKDGKRTLIITNTIKEAEEIYDTVEGIGKVCFLSSRVIPKHRMEIVSKINEYDICVTTQVVEAGVDISFERVIRDIAPVDSIVQAAGRCNRHFETKKGEVIVAPVKDKRNVLFSSYVYGRFLTDTAKKILENYETLEESEFFELVERFFDHVNRFGNPDAKKIGEALEILNFAKIGQFSLITPEPTVPFVVLVDEESERVFEEFQKFFDKKRTRESFSILKKLFRELSPYIVSARVKKDAVYPETIAGMVVIPRNVLDNWYHPIKGLRVEGSGEVIVI
- the cas1b gene encoding type I-B CRISPR-associated endonuclease Cas1b produces the protein MESVYLFTSGSLRRKANTICIETESGKKYIPVENVMDIKVFGEVDLNKRFLEFLTQKRIPLHFFNREGYYVGTFYPREYLNSGFLILKQAEHCIDKKKRLFLAKRIVSGSIQSMIGFLKKRKVTDDSLREYKEKTEKAEDISELMGIEGNAREEYYSKLDELVFDEEFRIGKRTRRPPKNFANTLISFGNSLLYTTILSLIYQTHLDPRIGYLHETNFRRFTLNLDISELFKPVIVDRLFLNLVNTKQINEKHFDEVSEGLMLNDQGKSLFIKNYEQVLRETVFHKKLNRNVSLRSLIKMELYKLEKHLLGEKLYEPLL
- the cas2 gene encoding CRISPR-associated endonuclease Cas2, producing the protein MYIIMVYDVNEKRVAKILKTARKYLKWVQNSVLEGELSPGKYEKLKLEIERLIDKKEDSVRFYVMDSRKVFELEALGLEKSDNGFIL
- the cmr1 gene encoding type III-B CRISPR module RAMP protein Cmr1 gives rise to the protein MEQIKCRIVTPMFSRGASYSFELSSQSIKGVLRFWFRAIAPTIIDIYTFEDTENLSDKEQKRWNNEKYKGLKYLESLIFGSQERKAPFGLEVRTYGEPKTLGTFVEKNNKKGYKVQICESLKSLRYFLYGLYDENNKAVYEYLPPEARFSIFLHTRDENIKQIILNLLWLVSTFSGFGAKTRKGFGEFEIIDPSLDRNDYIGAIENCKEAIREFVKKHNSKSNIRLRLQPTKFEEMPEFPNFADCMILKSPAKKVKNVIEALKEAANVYIELKKQLRYSDGDCVRHIKNHLVNSRKAKIHVPTAILGLPLQYQGKGFQGRKVVVFSSLKELKIDKGRIDKGRKASPLFISAHRKDEKNWELIFLLMRSNVTSEKDGSLIAEVIKDKESQDFEVKVFVKEKEDYEKVTSILKTQGFEELQGGYS